The Arachis hypogaea cultivar Tifrunner chromosome 16, arahy.Tifrunner.gnm2.J5K5, whole genome shotgun sequence genome contains a region encoding:
- the LOC112757421 gene encoding uncharacterized protein: MIKLIASYNDEVAKTVLENAPYNAKYISHQIQKEILHILSNKVRKHICEEIGDSKFCIVVDETRDESKREQMALVLRFVDIHGFIQEHFLDLIHVKDTTSLTLKQELCGILSRHGLNVSNIRGQGYDGASNMRGEWNELQPLFLKDFPYAYYIHYFAHRLQLALVAASREVIPKNEIVHLLEIDELETGKRANQIGTLRRAGDTRWSSHFSSICSLINMYGATLTVLQNIIVDGSTYSQRGDVDSAYNTLTSFEFVLILYLMKDIMEITDILCQALQKQSQDIVNVVQLVHSTKTLIQSMRDDRWGKLLKNVKSFCEQHDILIPDLTASYVARQGRSRHQKYNITVEHYFRVEIFVVTINKQLQELNSRFNDQAMDLLSPSSTLTPKNAYKKFDIAKISTLVDNYYPEDFTEQEKINFPFQLQHFILDTCQHLEMKNLSTIHELFYSYYRAIIFSNENNEDKVKKQDEGRLSRR; this comes from the exons ATGATAAAACTCATAGCATCTTACAATGACGAAGTTGCAAAAACTGTGTTAGAAAATGCTCCATATAATGCAAAATATATttcacatcaaattcaaaaagaaataTTGCATATTCTCTCAAACAAGGTGAGAAAGCATATTTGTGAGGAAATTGGAGATTCCAAGTTTTGCATTGTAGTAGATGAAACTCGTGATGAATCCAAAAGAGAACAAATGGCACTTGTTTTGAGATTTGTTGATATACATGGTTTTATTCAGGAGCATTTTCTTGATCTTATACATGTCAAAGATACTACATCATTAACTCTGAAACAAGAATTGTGCGGCATTCTTTCTCGACATGGTCTTAATGTCTCTAATATTCGTGGTCAAGGATATGATGGTGCCAGCAACATGAGAGGGGAATGGAATGAGTTACAACCATTATTCTTAAAAGATTTCCCTTATGCTTACTATATCCACTATTTTGCTCATCGATTACAACTTGCATTAGTTGCTGCATCAAGAGAAGTTATTCCT AAAAATGAAATTGTCCATTTATTAGAGATTGATGAACTTGAAACTGGTAAAAGGGCAAACCAAATTGGTACATTGAGACGAGCAGGTGATACTCGATGGAGTTCTCATTTCTCTTCTATTTGTAGTTTGATAAATATGTATGGTGCAACGTTGACTGTTTTACAAAATATTATTGTTGATGGATCAACTTATTCTCAACGTGGTGATGTAGATAGTGCTTACAATACCTTGACCTCATTTGAATTTGTATTAATCTTGTATTTGATGAAAGATATTATGGAAATAACTGATATTCTTTGTCAAGCTTTACAAAAGCAGTCTCAAGACATAGTTAATGTTGTGCAACTAGTTCATTCTACAAAAACACTTATCCAAAGTATGAGAGATGACAGATGGgggaaattattaaaaaatgtgaAATCATTTTGTGAGCAACATGATATTCTAATTCCTGATTTAACTGCTTCTTATGTTGCAAGGCAAGGACGCTCGCGTcaccaaaaatataatattacAGTTGAGCATTATTTTAGAGTGGAGATATTTGTAGTCACAATTAATAAGCAATTACAAGAGTTAAATAGCAGATTTAATGATCAAGCAATGGATCTACTAAGTCCGAGCTCTACTCTCACGCCTAAGAATGCTTACAAAAAATTTGACATTGCTAAGATTTCTACTCTTGTTGACAATTACTATCCTGAAGATTTTACTGAACAAGAGAAGATTAATTTTCCTTTTCAGCTTCAGCATTTTATTCTTGATACTTGTCAGCATCTAGAAATGAAGAATTTGTCAACGATTCATGAACT TTTCTACAGCTACTACAGAGCGATCATTTTCAGCAATGAAAATAATGAAGACAAGGTTAAGAAACAAGATGAAGGACGACTTTCTCGCAGATAG